A DNA window from Leptospira weilii contains the following coding sequences:
- a CDS encoding acyl-CoA desaturase — protein sequence MVIILSFFIGHWFLSAFVQSFFLHRYAAHAMFKMNKFWEKFFHIFTCVAQGSSFLNPRAYAIMHRQHHAYSDTGKDPHSPIASKGFLDMMWKTALNYEAILDRKANVEKEFRGNYPEWPAIDRLSDSWTFRLFCGTLYTLFYLYFVPAGQYGWYLLLPIHWVMGPLHGAIVNWCGHMYGYRNHKKNPDNSKNTLFVDFMIAGELYQNNHHAHPNSPNFAFRWFELDLTYQIMKVLHLLKIIKIQRAIWTEKGKKALRGSDVPIETTSASTAAA from the coding sequence ATGGTGATTATTCTATCTTTCTTTATCGGGCATTGGTTCTTATCGGCTTTTGTCCAATCGTTCTTTCTACACAGATACGCGGCTCACGCAATGTTTAAGATGAATAAGTTTTGGGAAAAATTTTTTCACATTTTCACTTGTGTGGCACAAGGCTCCTCGTTCTTAAATCCGCGCGCTTATGCGATTATGCACAGACAACACCACGCATACAGCGATACCGGAAAAGATCCCCATTCTCCGATTGCCTCTAAAGGATTTTTGGACATGATGTGGAAAACCGCGCTCAATTACGAGGCAATCTTAGACAGAAAAGCGAATGTAGAAAAAGAATTTAGAGGCAACTACCCCGAGTGGCCGGCAATCGATAGACTCAGCGACTCCTGGACCTTCAGATTGTTCTGCGGAACCCTTTACACGTTATTCTACCTTTATTTCGTTCCCGCAGGACAGTACGGATGGTATCTGCTACTTCCAATCCACTGGGTGATGGGACCGCTTCACGGCGCAATCGTGAACTGGTGCGGGCATATGTATGGTTATAGAAATCATAAAAAAAATCCGGACAATTCGAAGAACACTCTGTTTGTGGACTTTATGATCGCAGGCGAATTGTATCAAAACAATCACCATGCTCATCCCAATTCTCCAAACTTCGCGTTCCGCTGGTTCGAACTGGATCTTACGTATCAAATAATGAAGGTCCTTCACTTATTGAAAATCATCAAAATCCAAAGAGCGATTTGGACCGAAAAAGGAAAAAAAGCGCTTCGCGGATCCGACGTTCCTATCGAAACAACATCCGCTTCTACAGCCGCCGCGTAA
- a CDS encoding NADPH-dependent F420 reductase, which produces MKGKKIGILGSGVVGQTLANGFLKYGAEVKIGTRDSGKLKDWLSKAGTSASVGSFEDAANFGEILVLASKGNAASEVLKLAGIDSLNGKTIIDTTNPIGEESPQNGVLKFFTTYNESLMEQFQKQVPKANFVKCFNSVGSGLMVNPHLKDGKPSMFICGNDESAKKQVKEILNLFGWEIEDMGKAEAARAIEPLCILWCIPGFLSQSWTHAFKLLK; this is translated from the coding sequence ATGAAAGGAAAAAAAATCGGAATTTTAGGTTCCGGCGTAGTAGGGCAGACTCTCGCAAACGGATTTTTAAAATATGGGGCCGAAGTAAAAATCGGTACGAGAGATTCCGGAAAACTCAAAGATTGGTTATCCAAGGCGGGAACAAGTGCGTCGGTTGGGTCATTTGAGGACGCCGCCAACTTCGGAGAAATTCTTGTGCTGGCCTCCAAAGGAAATGCCGCGTCCGAGGTGTTAAAGTTGGCTGGAATAGATTCTTTGAATGGTAAAACGATCATCGATACAACCAATCCGATCGGGGAAGAATCGCCCCAAAACGGAGTCTTGAAATTTTTTACAACATACAATGAATCTCTAATGGAACAATTCCAGAAGCAGGTTCCCAAGGCGAACTTCGTAAAATGTTTCAACTCCGTCGGAAGCGGTTTGATGGTAAATCCTCACTTAAAAGACGGAAAGCCGAGCATGTTCATTTGCGGAAACGACGAATCCGCCAAAAAACAAGTAAAGGAAATCTTGAATCTTTTCGGTTGGGAAATCGAAGACATGGGAAAAGCGGAAGCTGCGAGAGCGATCGAACCTCTTTGTATTCTCTGGTGTATTCCTGGATTTCTATCTCAATCTTGGACACACGCGTTTAAACTTCTGAAATAA
- a CDS encoding DUF1564 domain-containing protein: MDILLLDDGQKIESALIEGPFGLDSLLVPFAYWDRLSREEKKILPRRLPFLLRRYGKYIAAMKRLHCKAGKIKYNRGVGKMKKFSIRVNTGTWAILGALAAAHGVSRCYLFNYMLWLEDVGVGDSIVETLNRGVPSFHGTYRMIWTLDLRQNLISRELEFKPNPMTERDLRGS, translated from the coding sequence ATGGATATTCTTTTATTGGATGACGGTCAAAAAATTGAATCTGCCTTGATTGAGGGTCCGTTCGGTTTGGATTCTCTTTTGGTTCCGTTTGCTTATTGGGATCGTTTGAGTCGGGAAGAGAAAAAAATTCTTCCGAGACGTCTTCCGTTTCTATTACGAAGATACGGGAAATACATTGCGGCGATGAAACGTCTCCATTGTAAGGCGGGTAAAATCAAATACAACCGGGGAGTCGGGAAAATGAAAAAATTCAGTATTCGTGTGAATACTGGGACTTGGGCGATTTTAGGTGCGCTTGCGGCAGCGCACGGTGTATCAAGGTGTTATCTTTTTAATTATATGCTTTGGTTGGAAGACGTCGGAGTGGGAGATTCTATCGTGGAGACTTTAAATAGAGGAGTTCCTAGTTTTCATGGGACTTACAGAATGATCTGGACGCTCGATTTACGACAAAATCTAATATCCAGGGAATTGGAATTCAAACCGAACCCAATGACCGAACGCGATCTCCGGGGTTCCTGA
- a CDS encoding protein kinase, translated as MKHRKEDLAELIEGARVGEKFPIAKLISGVEKPDSFEFRKNLFESLASQGLTGQNSLTVGFTGTPGAGKSSLLGELAIQFLKADDEETMAIVAIDPSSHISGGSLLGDRTRLSLPAREKRIYFRSQPSQLELGGVNPYTYHVIRLLRCFFRYVFIETVGIGQNEIEVSKLTDLSFLVLQPLGGDQVQFMKSGIMEVPDSFILNKCDEEVLANSSYHMLISTLEFLKDVMPGKNLPPVFKTSAKTKYGIGNLLEFIRKSKPVVDRSVETDLQLKKWIKNEYGNFGLKIIEHLPYSGPENFETLEGIALREIRKNLQF; from the coding sequence GTGAAACATCGTAAAGAAGATCTAGCGGAACTCATCGAAGGGGCGCGCGTAGGAGAAAAATTTCCTATCGCGAAACTCATCTCCGGCGTTGAAAAACCGGATTCTTTCGAGTTTAGAAAAAACCTCTTCGAGTCTCTTGCTTCTCAAGGTCTTACGGGCCAAAATTCTCTCACCGTGGGTTTTACCGGAACTCCCGGGGCCGGAAAATCTTCCTTACTCGGAGAATTGGCGATTCAATTTCTAAAAGCCGACGACGAAGAAACGATGGCGATCGTCGCGATCGATCCTTCCAGCCATATCTCCGGTGGTTCTTTGCTCGGCGATAGAACCCGCCTCTCTCTTCCCGCAAGAGAGAAAAGGATCTATTTCCGTTCCCAACCAAGCCAATTGGAGTTAGGCGGAGTCAATCCATATACGTATCACGTGATCCGTTTGCTTCGCTGTTTCTTTCGTTATGTGTTTATCGAAACCGTCGGAATCGGTCAAAACGAGATCGAAGTTTCGAAACTTACGGATCTTTCTTTTCTCGTTTTACAACCGTTAGGTGGTGATCAGGTTCAGTTTATGAAAAGCGGAATCATGGAAGTTCCAGATTCTTTTATTCTCAACAAATGCGACGAAGAGGTTCTTGCGAATTCCAGCTATCATATGTTAATTTCCACTCTGGAATTTTTAAAAGACGTCATGCCGGGAAAAAATCTTCCCCCCGTTTTTAAAACTTCCGCAAAAACCAAGTATGGAATCGGCAATCTTCTGGAATTTATCCGCAAGTCAAAACCCGTCGTCGATCGTTCCGTAGAAACGGATCTTCAGCTCAAGAAATGGATCAAAAACGAATACGGCAATTTCGGCTTGAAGATCATCGAACATCTTCCCTACTCGGGTCCCGAAAATTTTGAAACTCTGGAAGGAATAGCCCTCCGAGAAATTCGGAAAAATCTACAGTTTTAG
- a CDS encoding protein meaA, translating to MENKNHILYDKSGKPSKEPAWIFRTYAGHTNARESNELFRKNLSKGQTGLSIAFDLATQCGYSSDHAIAKPEIGKVGVPINTLEDFRILFNQIPIEEMNTSMTINGTSMYLLSLYVALAQERGVDVSLLQGTTQNDIIKEYLARGTYIFPPAQSIRVIVDMYEYCLKNIPKWNPSNICSYHLQEAGATPVQELAFALATAMAILDAIKERNCFTPDEFEQCVGRISFFVNAGIRFVEEMCKMRAFTEMWDEITKNRYQVKQEKYRRFRYGVQVNSLGLTEEQPENNAWRILIEALGVTMSRDARCRALQLPAWNEALSLPRPWDQQWSLRLQQVLAYETDLLEYPDLFEGSKVVESKVKELKEEAYKEIQKILDMGGAVKAIENGYMKSQLVKSQAERLAKINNNELIVVGKNKWTEGTPSPLMTDQDGGVFKVDRQSAEETLEVLAKVKSARDVKKVQETLSQLEADAKADKNLMHASIECAKAGVSTGEWADVLRSVFGEYRPATGVEGQKLNLETEKVIRVRGKVEAFLKASGSRPKIVVGKPGLDGHSNGAEMIAVSAKHAGFDVIYSGIRLTPEEIVQTAVEENADVIGVSILSGSHQELAEQIFQELKHYKADIPVVFGGIIPPGDFDALLKLGVKAIFTPKDYDLMDVMERIIDIISQTVKAA from the coding sequence ATGGAAAATAAAAATCATATCCTATACGACAAATCCGGCAAACCCTCCAAAGAACCTGCTTGGATTTTCAGAACGTACGCGGGGCACACAAACGCGAGAGAATCTAACGAACTTTTTAGAAAAAATCTATCCAAAGGACAAACCGGTCTTTCCATCGCCTTTGACTTGGCAACTCAATGCGGTTATAGTTCCGATCACGCAATTGCAAAACCGGAAATCGGGAAAGTCGGTGTTCCGATCAATACCCTGGAAGATTTCAGAATCCTTTTTAACCAGATCCCGATCGAAGAGATGAACACCTCGATGACGATCAACGGAACTTCGATGTATCTTTTGTCCCTTTACGTTGCCCTTGCCCAGGAACGCGGAGTAGACGTTTCCCTTCTTCAAGGAACCACTCAGAACGACATCATCAAAGAATACCTCGCAAGGGGAACGTACATCTTTCCTCCCGCGCAATCCATACGAGTCATCGTCGACATGTACGAATATTGCCTGAAAAACATTCCGAAATGGAACCCTTCCAACATTTGTTCGTATCACTTGCAAGAAGCCGGAGCGACTCCCGTGCAGGAACTCGCGTTCGCGCTCGCGACGGCAATGGCGATTCTAGACGCGATCAAGGAAAGAAATTGTTTCACACCCGACGAGTTCGAACAATGCGTGGGAAGAATTTCATTCTTCGTAAACGCGGGAATTCGTTTTGTGGAGGAGATGTGCAAGATGCGCGCCTTTACGGAAATGTGGGACGAGATTACAAAAAACCGTTATCAGGTAAAACAGGAAAAATACCGCCGTTTCCGTTACGGAGTTCAGGTAAATTCTCTGGGGCTTACCGAGGAACAACCAGAAAACAACGCGTGGAGAATTCTAATCGAAGCGTTAGGCGTCACCATGAGCCGAGATGCAAGATGTAGGGCCCTTCAGCTTCCCGCGTGGAACGAAGCGCTTTCTCTTCCCAGACCTTGGGATCAACAATGGTCTTTACGATTGCAACAGGTTCTCGCGTATGAAACGGATCTTCTGGAATATCCAGATCTATTCGAAGGTTCTAAAGTTGTCGAAAGCAAAGTAAAAGAACTTAAAGAAGAAGCTTATAAAGAAATCCAAAAAATTCTCGATATGGGCGGCGCGGTCAAGGCGATCGAAAACGGTTATATGAAATCTCAGCTTGTTAAGTCCCAAGCGGAACGTCTTGCTAAGATCAACAACAATGAACTCATCGTCGTCGGTAAAAATAAATGGACTGAAGGAACTCCTTCTCCACTCATGACCGATCAAGACGGAGGAGTTTTTAAAGTCGATCGCCAGTCCGCGGAAGAAACTTTGGAAGTACTCGCAAAAGTAAAATCGGCAAGAGACGTGAAGAAAGTCCAAGAGACCCTCTCACAACTTGAAGCGGACGCTAAAGCCGATAAAAATCTAATGCACGCTTCCATAGAATGTGCAAAAGCGGGAGTTTCAACCGGAGAATGGGCGGATGTTCTCAGATCCGTGTTCGGAGAATATAGACCTGCCACCGGTGTAGAAGGACAAAAACTCAATCTCGAAACCGAAAAAGTGATCCGAGTAAGAGGAAAAGTGGAAGCGTTCCTTAAAGCGAGCGGCTCCAGACCTAAGATCGTAGTCGGCAAACCGGGGTTAGACGGACATTCCAACGGAGCTGAGATGATCGCGGTATCCGCAAAACACGCCGGATTCGACGTGATCTATTCCGGAATTCGTTTAACACCGGAAGAAATCGTTCAGACCGCAGTAGAGGAAAACGCGGACGTAATCGGAGTTTCGATTCTTTCCGGATCTCATCAGGAATTGGCCGAACAGATCTTCCAGGAATTAAAACACTATAAAGCAGATATCCCTGTCGTATTCGGAGGGATCATCCCTCCGGGAGACTTCGACGCCCTTTTAAAACTCGGAGTCAAAGCTATCTTTACTCCGAAAGACTACGATCTCATGGACGTGATGGAAAGAATTATCGACATCATCTCTCAGACTGTAAAAGCCGCATAA
- a CDS encoding class I SAM-dependent methyltransferase — MNFKPNRKQEEPLENEDLALGANGQPFEAEYWRDIYGSGTDVDATFNAKEHARYAKSILNLMEINVNSVADFGFGKGILLKEMVKIFKPGRVLAIDPSEQMLDELFAQKWIRSWNVSVLNTTVQELDLTYFIHLPFDLGICNSVVQYIKGDLRPVFEKLHKIVKYLYFSVPTKEDYIRMKKDISFEDPYAYVRTKKQYLKVIEPYFRRVGFNFLESRLVGDSRFTDELFKDE; from the coding sequence TTGAACTTCAAGCCGAATCGGAAACAGGAAGAGCCTTTGGAAAACGAAGACTTGGCTTTGGGAGCCAACGGCCAACCGTTCGAGGCCGAGTATTGGAGAGATATTTACGGTTCGGGAACGGACGTAGATGCCACGTTCAATGCGAAGGAACATGCGCGTTATGCGAAATCTATTCTGAATTTGATGGAAATAAACGTGAATTCGGTGGCGGATTTCGGGTTCGGTAAAGGGATACTCTTAAAAGAAATGGTGAAAATCTTCAAACCCGGAAGGGTCCTTGCCATTGATCCTTCCGAACAGATGCTCGACGAACTTTTCGCTCAGAAATGGATTCGTTCATGGAATGTTTCCGTGTTGAACACAACTGTCCAGGAATTGGATCTTACGTATTTTATACATCTTCCATTTGATCTTGGTATTTGCAACTCCGTGGTTCAATACATCAAAGGTGATCTGAGACCTGTATTCGAAAAACTTCATAAAATCGTTAAGTATCTTTATTTCTCCGTTCCCACAAAGGAAGATTATATTCGAATGAAAAAGGATATCTCCTTTGAAGATCCTTACGCTTACGTGAGAACCAAAAAACAATATCTCAAGGTCATTGAACCGTATTTTCGAAGAGTCGGTTTTAATTTTTTGGAAAGTAGATTGGTCGGAGATTCAAGATTTACGGATGAATTGTTTAAGGACGAGTGA